Genomic window (Rhodanobacteraceae bacterium):
TTCGGCCGGGTCAAAGTCAGCACCGAAGGCAGGGCCGGTGGTGCTGATGATCGTGTCGATGTCTATGGTTCGATCCACAATGGGGCCATTGCCGCTGATCCAGTATTGGCTCCCGATCTGCGTCTGGTCGATCGTTTCCGCGGGCGTATTCAGCACGGTGATGAAGGTCGGACCGCTGACGGAACCGCTACCCAGCACGGCCAGGGTTCCCCGAGGCGCATAGCTCTGAGGGTCGTATTTGAACACCGAGCCGGCTTCGACCACGAGCAAGCTGCCGTCGGGGTGATAGGCCATGCCGGTCGGACGACCCAGGCCGCTGATCACCGCGCCGATGAAGGCGCCATTGCTGGCGTTGTAGCGCAGGACCTTGCCACTGCCTTCGCTGCTGACCAACAGCGTTTGTCCGCCCGGTTCGAAGAGGATGCCGCGGGCTTCATTCAGGCCACCCGCGCGGGCCGCGATGAAAGTGCTGGTCTGTCCGCTCACGGGGTCACGGCGCACCACGCTGTCGCTGTCGTATCCCGGCACGTAGAGAGCGCCATCGGGGCCAATGACCATGCCGTTGTCAGCGCCGTTGAGTCCGCCGGCCCGGGGCGCCACGGCATCACCCAATGACTGTCCGGTCGCCGAATAGCGGGCCACACCGTCATAGTTGTACCCGGCCACCCAGATTTCGCCGCCGTCGGTCAGAACCAGCCCGGTACCGCCAAAAGCCGGAGGCAGGTTCACGGCGATGGCTTCGAAGTCCAGCGTGCGGGCGTCGTATCGCAGCACCCGCCCGTTGCCCTCCGAAACCACATAGAGCTTGTCGTCGCTTCCGATGCGCGTGGCCTGGGCACCGGCAATCCGCTGCTGATTGTCGAGCACCCCGATGGAGGCGCCACTGCAGGCGTCGAAGATATGGACGTTGTTGCTGAAGTAGCCGCTGACCAGCAGGCGCGTGGGGCAGTTCGATTGTGCCAGGGCGGCGTTGGCGCTCAGGACTAGAAGCAGTATCCACGAGTGTCGCATTGTGCTCTCCTTGTGACGGGTCGGGGGTGTCTCCATCCTCAAGGTCCAGGTGGCTGCCGCCCTGATCTTTGCCTCCAGAATGTCTCCGTTTTTCCTGAGCACGCACAAGTCATTGAAATAAATGAATGTGAGCGACATCCCCAGCGATCCTTCGCAGCCCTTCAGAGTGGGCGAATGGAGCGTGTTTCCTGATCGCAACGAGATTCAACGCGCGGATCAGAACCTGCGGATACAGCCGCGGCTGATCCAGATTCTGCGCCTGCTCGCGCTCACGCCCGGCCGTACGGTCAGCCGCGAGAAGTTGCTGGATTCGGTCTGGTCGCGGCGCATGGTCAACGACGAGGTGCTCTCCCGCAGCATCGCCGACCTGCGTCAAGCACTGGGCGACGATGCCCGTCAGCCACGCTATCTGGAGACCATTCCCAAACTCGGCTATCGGCTGATCGCGGACGTCGAATGGCTGCCGGCCGAAAATCTGGCGCTGCCGATGCCAGCTACCGGCACAAGCGCTCTGCCGGAGCAAAAGCACAGCTCGAGCGCCAGCGCACCCATCGCCAGCCCGATGACCGGCAAGCGTCCACTCAGGCACGCCATCTACGCTCTGGCGCTGTTGCTCGCCGCCAGCGCCCTTCTGTGGACCTACCGTCATTCCCCAGCGAAGTCTGACCTTGGCCAGCGCCTGCAGCACGCGCAGCCCCTGAGCAGCGATCCTGGTTGGGAGCTGACACCGCGCTTTGCGCATTCGGGTGACTTGCTGGTCTACGCCGAGCTCGATCCCGAACGTGCTCACGCCAGCTTGCGCCTGCGCTCCAGGGACGGCCGAGTCAACCGGCTGCTGGGCGATGGTCAGCACTACGATCTGTGTCCGGTATTTGCACCGGACGACAAGCAGATTGCCTGGGTGCGCCGGAGCGAGCGCGGCTGCGAACTGCTGCGGGCGCCGGTACTGGGAGGCATTCCCACCGCAATCACCCAGTGTGCGGCGTCCGTGTTCAGCTGTCCGGATTGGCTGGGGGAATGGCTGGTCTACACCGCCGAACCCCTCGATGACGATTCGGGCGCCGGCCTGAGCCGGGTGAGGTTGCGCGATGGCACCGTCGAGAAGCTCACTCAGCCAATCGCAGTGCAGGGGAACGACACTCACCCACGCTTCGCTCCGGATGGTCGCATCGTGTTTTCGCGTGGTGTCGAGGGCGAGCGTCTGCTCTACCAGTGGAGCGCCGGCGAGGGCGAACGCAAGCTACCGTTTCCCCCGAGCATGGTCTACGGACAACTGTGGTTGCCCAACGGACACGTTCTGGCTGCCAGCGATGCACTCGGATTCCGAGCCCTGGTGGCAATAGACCCTGACCACGGCGGCAGCCAACTGCTGGGCGCGCGCGGCGCACGGCATCCGGATCTGGCTGCGGATGGCGCGCTGGTCTTCGAACAGGCCAGCTACGACGCCAATCTCTGGTGGATTGCTGCCGATGGCAGCGGCCTGCATCAGCTGACGCGCTCGCAGCGCTACGATGCCTATCCGCGGCTGTCGCCCGACGCCACGAAGGTGCTTTACCAGTCCAACCGGGATGGACCGGAGAGTCTGTATCTGCTTGATCTGCACAACGATCAGGAGCAGCGTTTGCCCCTGGATCCCA
Coding sequences:
- a CDS encoding winged helix-turn-helix domain-containing protein translates to MNVSDIPSDPSQPFRVGEWSVFPDRNEIQRADQNLRIQPRLIQILRLLALTPGRTVSREKLLDSVWSRRMVNDEVLSRSIADLRQALGDDARQPRYLETIPKLGYRLIADVEWLPAENLALPMPATGTSALPEQKHSSSASAPIASPMTGKRPLRHAIYALALLLAASALLWTYRHSPAKSDLGQRLQHAQPLSSDPGWELTPRFAHSGDLLVYAELDPERAHASLRLRSRDGRVNRLLGDGQHYDLCPVFAPDDKQIAWVRRSERGCELLRAPVLGGIPTAITQCAASVFSCPDWLGEWLVYTAEPLDDDSGAGLSRVRLRDGTVEKLTQPIAVQGNDTHPRFAPDGRIVFSRGVEGERLLYQWSAGEGERKLPFPPSMVYGQLWLPNGHVLAASDALGFRALVAIDPDHGGSQLLGARGARHPDLAADGALVFEQASYDANLWWIAADGSGLHQLTRSQRYDAYPRLSPDATKVLYQSNRDGPESLYLLDLHNDQEQRLPLDPTMRWAQPAWSRDGTRLLLTRYSGGETSLWLYVLGSEAPTAVVGLPEGAHDAQFDPDGVHAWFRTGPERSGPLLRFPLDHPASIEAGPDAVEHYQVSTAGLFLTSLDDARLQHCPDGRGKDCTALPVVLDPRQRRNWSVAAGSVYYVSAQSAVPDQVQRYRLDTGTVENLPWPRPGALSRALDVDPEGAFAIIARTDRIDVDLMWVSPEP